DNA sequence from the Syntrophales bacterium genome:
CGGCTTGATAAACTTTATGGTTTGTTCCAAGTAAACAGCCCCCGGCCCCGGCAGCTGAGTACCCAAGACGTTGGATATCAAACCCAGCGCCAAGATCCCATGAGCGATAGGTTTGTGAAACTGGGTATTTGCCGCATACACACGGTTAACGTGGATGGGGTTCATGTCACCGGTGATACCCGCAAAAAGGTAGACATCGGTCTCTGTGATGGTCTTACTAAATGAACCCTTTTCACCTACTTCTATTTCATCGATATTCCTAACTTTCACAACTTCTCCTTAGAAAAATACTTGCCCTTTTGGATATGACAGGTGCCACCATGAAATCGGTTGCCTGTCCATG
Encoded proteins:
- a CDS encoding MaoC family dehydratase is translated as MKVRNIDEIEVGEKGSFSKTITETDVYLFAGITGDMNPIHVNRVYAANTQFHKPIAHGILALGLISNVLGTQLPGPGAVYLEQTIKFIKPVYMGDTITAYAEVIEKDLAKNRLYLRTWCQNQDSVVVMDGKAFLMMPREENK